The Qipengyuania oceanensis genome includes the window CGCGCGGATCGATGCGTTCCGCGCCTGGATATCGGACAATTTCACCTACGAGCCCGGCAGCAGCAATGCGACCACGACCGCGCTCGACAGCTTCGTCGAACGGCGCGGCATCTGCCGCGACTACGCGCATGTCCTGATCACACTGGCGCGCGCATCGACCATCCCGGCCCGCTATGTCGCCTGCTATGCCCCCGGGGTCGACCCGCAGGACTTTCATGCTGTTGCGGAAGTCTTCCTCGAGGACCGGAGCCAGCCGCATGGCGGCGCCTGGCACATCGTCGATGCCACCGGGATGGCCGATCCGGCCAAGACCGTTAAGATCGGCGTCGGGCGCGACGCTGCCGACGTCAGCTTTCTGACCAGTTTCGGCATCGCCAACCTGTGCGAAAAGAATGTGAGCGTTATCGAGAGCTAAAGCCATTCTTTGCGGCTGTCCGGGCGACCCGCTCTGGATAGCGCGGGTATGCGCTGCTAGGGCTGATGCTGCGATGCACCAATTCCGGGGCCTCGCGATCCGATATCGGCTTTGGGGAGGCGATAGGACATGGATTTCACGGCCGATCGGCTGTTGCTGTTTGGCGCCACGGGCGATCTGGCCCAGCGCATGCTCTTGCCGTCGCTCTGCGCGCTGCACGCCGACGATCTCCTGCGGCCCGATCTGAAGATCATCGGAACTGCCCGCTCGGATCTCGACGATGCGGGTTTCAGGGATTTCGCACGCGACGCGCTGGAGAAGCATTTGCCGGAAAACCGGCGCGGCTCGATGGACGATTTTCTCGGGCGCCTCTTCTACCAGCCACTCGATGCGACGACGCTCGACGGTTACACGCTGCTCGCCGAGAAGGTCGGCCAGTCCGAGAGCGGTCTCGCGATCTTCCTCAGTACTGCGCCCAGTCTGTTCGAACCGACCATTAAGGGTCTGCAGCACG containing:
- a CDS encoding transglutaminase-like domain-containing protein; translation: MTISIQTDFAFELEHTTDVLLQFEAAIIPEQQLSGLSTEMSRAEHIARVPAQDGIGDRIWVRAQGRYEVSHRATAEINRIVPNLSELRGLDPHDLPGETIKYLFDSRYCQADRMQHFVEAEFGDCAGGARIDAFRAWISDNFTYEPGSSNATTTALDSFVERRGICRDYAHVLITLARASTIPARYVACYAPGVDPQDFHAVAEVFLEDRSQPHGGAWHIVDATGMADPAKTVKIGVGRDAADVSFLTSFGIANLCEKNVSVIES